From Halichoerus grypus chromosome 6, mHalGry1.hap1.1, whole genome shotgun sequence, one genomic window encodes:
- the RBBP6 gene encoding E3 ubiquitin-protein ligase RBBP6 isoform X5 translates to MMSQSGHEYDPINYMKKPLGPPPPSYTCFRCGKPGHYIKNCPTNGDKNFESGPRIKKSTGIPRSFMMEVKDPNMKGAMLTNTGKYAIPTIDAGRLLFHKLGTMGHKQIDTYFWNRGDVYGATATQITHLREAYAIGKKEKPPFLPEEPSSSSEEDDPIPDELLCLICKDIMTDAVVIPCCGNSYCDECIRTALLESDDHTCPTCHQNDVSPDALIANKFLRQAVNNFKNETGYTKRLRKQLPPPPPPVPPPRPLIQRNLQPLMRSPISRQQDPLMIPVTSSSTHPAPSMSSLTSNPSSLAPPVPGNSSSTPAPVPDITATVSISVHSEKSDGPFRDSDSKILPAAALAPEHSKGASSIAITALMEEKGYQVPVLGTPSLLGQSLLHGQLIPTTGPVRINTARPGGGRPGWEHSNKLGYLVSPPQQIRRGERSCYRSINRGRHHSERSQRTQGPSLPATPVFVPVPPPPLYPPPPHTLPLPPGVPPPQFSPQFPPGQPPPAGYSVPPPGFPPAPANLSTTWVSSGVQTAHSNTIPTTQAPPLSREEFYREQRRLKEEEKKKSKLDEFTNDFAKELMEYKKIQKERRRSFSRSKSPYSGSSYSRSSYTYSKSRSGSTRSRSYSRSFSRSHSRSYSRSPPYPRRGRGKSRNYRSRSRSHGYHRSRSRSPPYRRYHSRSRSPQAFRGQSPNKRNVPQGETEREYFNRYREVPPPYDMKAYYGRSVDFRDPFEKERYREWERKYREWYEKYYKIGYAAGAQPRPSANRENFSPERFLPLNIRNSPFTRGRREDYAGGQSHRSRNLGGNYPEKLSTRDSHNQKDSTKSKEKESENAPGDGKGNKHKKHRKRRKGEESEGFLNPELLETSRKSREPTSGEENKTDSLFVLPSRDDATPVRDEPMDAESITFKSVSEKDKREKDKPKAKSDKTKRKNDGSTVSKKENIAKPAKGPQEKLDGEREKSPRSEPPLKKAKEETPKTDNAKSSSSSQKDEKIIGTPRKAHSKSAKEHQETKPVKEEKVKKDYSKDVKSEKLTNKEDKAKKPSEKSKPPDSKGEKRKRKTEEKGVDKDFESSSMKVSKLEVTEIVKPSPKRKMEPDIEKMDRTPEKDKTSSSTAPAKKIKLNRETGKKIGSTENVSNTKETTEKLESTSSKVKQEKVKGKVRRKVAGAEGSSSTLVDYTSTSSTGGSPVRKSEEKTDTKRTVIKTMEEYNNDNTAPAEDVIIMIQVPQSKWDKDDFESEEEDVKTTQPISSVGKPASVIKNVSTKPLNTVKYTEKESESSEKIQKLTKEVSHELIQHEIKSSKNSASSEKGKTKDRDHSVLEKENPEKRKNSAQPEKDSNLDRLNEQGNFKSLSQSSKETRTSDKHDSVRGSSTKDFTPNRDKKTDYDNREYSSSKRRDERNELTRRKDSPSRSKDSASGQKTKPREERDLPKKGTGDSKKSNSSPSRDKKPHDHKATYDTKRPSEETKPVDKNPCKDREKHMLEARNSKESSGNKLPYVLNPPDPQTEKEQVPGQTDKNAVKPKPQLSHSSRLSSDLTRETDEAAFEPDYNESDSESNVSVKEEETSGKVSKELKDKVVEKAKDSLDPAAGGQVGTARSQSQSSPSVSPSRSHSPSGSQTRSHSSSASSAESQDSKKKKKKKEKKKHKKHKKHKKHKKHAGAEVELEKSQKHKHKKKKSKKSKDKEKEKEKDDQKVKSVPV, encoded by the exons aTGATGTCGCAATCTGGCCATGAATACGACCCAATCAA ttacATGAAGAAACCTCTAGGTCCACCACCTCCATCTTACACCTGTTTTCGTTGTGGTAAACCTGGCCATTATATTAAGAATTGCCCAACAAATGGG GATAAAAACTTTGAATCTGGTCCTAGGATTAAAAAGAGCACTGGTATTCCCAGAAGTTTTATGATGGAGGTGAAAGATCCTAACATGAAAGGTGCAATGCTTACCAACACTGGAAAATATGCAATACCAACTATAGATGC TGGGAGACTCCTCTTTCACAAATTGGGAACAATGGGGCATAAGCAAATTGATACTTATTTCTGGAATCGTGGTGATGTCTATGGAGCAACTGCAACACAAATAACACACCTAAG AGAAGCATATGcaattgggaagaaagaaaaaccaccTTTCTTACCAGAGGAGCCATCTTCTTCTTCAGAAGAAGATGATCCTATCCCAGATGAATTGTTGTGTCTCATCTGCAAAGATATTATGACTGATGCCGTTGTCATTCCCTGCTGTGGAAACAGTTATTGTGATGAAT GTATAAGAACAGCACTCTTGGAATCAGATGATCATACATGTCCAACATGCCATCAAAATGATGTCTCTCCTGATGCTTTAATTGCCAATAAATTCTTACGACAG GCTGTTAATAACTTCAAAAATGAAACTGGTTATACAAAAAGACTACGAAAACAGttacccccaccaccacccccagtaCCACCTCCGAGACCACTCATCCAGCGGAACCTACAACCTCTGATGAGATCTCCAATATCAAGACAACAGGATCCTCTGATGATTCCAGTGACATCTTCATCAACTCACCCAGCTCCTTCTATGTCTTCATTAACTTCTAACCCGTCTTCCTTGGCCCCTCCTGTGCCTGGAAATTCATCTTCTACCCCAGCTCCTGTACCTGATATAACTGCGACAGTCTCCATATCAGTCCACTCAGAAAAATCAGATGGACCTTTCCG GGACTCTGATAGTAAAATACTGCCGGCTGCGGCCCTTGCGCCCGAGCACTCCAAGGGTGCCTCTTCAATCGCAATCACTGCTCTTATGGAGGAGAAG GGTTACCAGGTGCCTGTACTTGGAACCCCGTCTTTGCTTGGACAGTCACTATTGCATGGACAGTTGATCCCCACAACTG GTCCAGTAAGAATAAATACTGCTCGTCCAGGTGGTGGTCGACCAGGTTGGGAAca TTCCAATAAGCTTGGATATCTGGTTTCTCCACCGCAGCAAATTAGAAGGGGGGAGAGGAGCTGCTACAG AAGTATAAACCGCGGACGACACCACAGCGAAAGATCACAGAGAACTCAAGGCCCGTCACTACCAGCAACTCCAGTTTTTGTGCCTGTGCCACCCCCTCCTTTGtacccgcccccaccccatacacttcctctccctccaggTGTGCCTCCTCCACAGTTCtctcctcagtttcctcctggcCAGCCACCACCTGCTGGCTATAGTGTCCCTCCTCCAGGCTTTCCTCCAGCTCCGGCCAATTTATCGACAACTTGGGTATCATCAGGAGTGCAGACAGCTCACTCAAATACCATCCCAACAACACAAGCACCCCCGTTGTCCAGGGAAGAATTCTATAGAGAGCAACGACGGCTAAAAGAAGA ggaaaagaaaaagtccaaGCTAGATGAGTTTACAAATGATTTTGCTAAGGAATTGATGGAATACAAAAAGATTCAAAAGGAGCGTAGGCGCTCATTTTCCAG gtctAAATCTCCCTATAGTGGTTCATCATATTCAAGAAGTTCATATACTTATTCTAAGTCAAGATCTGGTTCAACACGTTCACGTTCTTATTCTCGATCATTTAGCCGCTCACACTCTCGTTCCTATTCACGATCTCCTCCATACCCCAGAAGAGGCAGAGGCAAGAGCCGAAATTACCGTTCACGGTCTAGATCTCATGGATATCATCGATCTAGGTCAAGGTCACCCCCATATAGACGATACCATTCACGGTCAAGATCTCCTCAAGCATTTAGGGGACAGTCTCCTAATAAACGTAACGTGCCTCAAGGGGAAACAGAACGTGAATAttttaatagatacagagaagTTCCGCCACCTTATGACATGAAAGCTTATTATGGGAGGAGTGTTGACTTTAGAGACCCATTTGAAAAAGAGCGTTACCGAGAATGGGAGAGAAAATATAGAGAGTGGTATGAAAAGTACTATAAAATAGGTTATGCTGCTGGAGCACAGCCTAGACCATCAGCAAATAGAGAGAACTTTTCTCCAGAGAGGTTTTTACCTCTTAATATCAGGAATTCTCCCTTCACAAGAGGCCGCAGAGAAGATTATGCTGGTGGACAAAGCCATAGAAGTCGAAATTTAGGTGGCAACTATCCAGAAAAGCTTTCAACAAGAGACAGTCACAATCAGAAGGACAGCACAAAGTCGAAAGAGAAGGAGAGTGAAAATGCTCCAGGAGATGGTAAAGGAAACAAACATAAGAAacataggaaaagaagaaagggggaggAAAGTGAAGGCTTTCTAAACCCTGAGTTATTAGAAACTTCTAGGAAATCGAGAGAACCTACAAgtggtgaagaaaataaaacagattcaTTGTTTGTTCTCCCAAGTCGAGATGATGCTACACCTGTTAGAGATGAGCCAATGGATGCAGAATCTATCACTTTTAAATCAGTGTCTGAAAAAGacaagagggagaaagacaaaccaaaagcaaaaagtGATAAGACCAAACGGAAAAATGATGGTTCTACTGtgtccaaaaaagaaaacattgcaaAACCTGCTAAGGGACCTCAAGAAAAACTAGATGGAGAGCGTGAAAAATCTCCTCGATCTGAACCTCCACTTAAAAAAGCCAAAGAGGAGACTCCAAAGACTGACAATGCTAAATCATCATCTTCCTcccaaaaagatgaaaagatcaTTGGTACCCCCAGGAAAGCTCACTCTAAGTCGGCAAAAGAACACCAAGAGACAAAACCAGTCAAAGAGGAAAAAGTGAAGAAGGATTACTCCAAAGATGTCAAATCAGAAAAGCTAACTAATAAGGAAGACAAGGCCAAGAAGCCTAGTGAGAAAAGTAAGCCACCTGACagcaagggagaaaaaagaaaaagaaaaactgaagaaaagggTGTAGATAAAGATTTTGAATCCTCTTCAATGAAAGTCTCTAAACTAGAAGTAACCGAAATAGTGAAACCATCACCAAAGCGGAAAATGGAACCGGATATTGAAAAGATGGATAGGACCCCTGAGAAAGACAAAACTTCATCATCAACTGCCCCAGCCAAAAAAATCAAGCTCAACAGAGAAACGGGTAAAAAAATTGGAAGTACAGAAAATGTATCTAATACAAAAGAAACCACTGAAAAATTGGAATCAACATCTAGCAAAGTTAAACAAGAAAAAGTCAAAGGAAAGGTCAGACGAAAAGTAGCTGGAGCTGAAGGATCCAGCTCAACGCTTGTGGATTATACCAG tacgAGCTCAACTGGAGGCAGTCCTGTGcggaaatctgaagaaaaaacagataCCAAACGAACTGTCATTAAAACTATGGAAGAGTATAATAATGACAATACAGCTCCTGCTGAAGATGTTATTATTATGATTCAGGTTCCTCAGTCCAAATGGGATAAAGATGACTTTGAATCTGAAGAAGAAGATGTTAAGACCACACAGCCTATATCAAGTGTAGGAAAACCTGCCAGTGTTATTAAAAATGTTAGCACTAAACCCTTAAATACAGTCAAGTATACTGAAAAAGAAAGCGAGTCATCAGAGAAAATTCAGAAACTCACCAAGGAAGTGAGCCATGAACTTATACAACATGAGATCAAAAGTTCAAAGAACTCTGCATCCAGTGAAAAGGGGAAGACCAAAGATCGAGATCATTCAGTGTTGGAGAAGGAAAACCctgagaagaggaagaacagCGCTCAGCCAGAGAAAGATAGTAACTTGGACCGTCTGAATGaacaaggaaattttaaaagtctgtctCAATCTTCCAAAGAGACGAGAACTTCAGATAAGCATGATTCTGTTCGAGGTTCTTCAACTAAAGACTTTACCCCCAACAGAGACAAAAAAACTGACTATGACAACAGAGAATACTCAAGTTCCAAACGTAGAGATGAAAGGAATGAATTAACAAGAAGGAAAGACTCTCCTTCTCGAAGTAAAGATTCTGCATCTGGACAGAAAACTAAGCCACGGGAGGAGAGAGATTTGCCCAAGAAGGGAACAGGAGATTCCAAAAAGAGCAATTCCAGTCCCTCAAGAGACAAAAAACCTCATGATCACAAAGCCACTTATGATACTAAACGCCCAAGTGAAGAGACAAAACCTGTAGATAAAAATCCTTGTAAAGATCGTGAGAAGCACATGTTAGAAGCAAGGAACAGTAAAGAGTCAAGTGGCAATAAATTACCATATGTGCTTAACCCACCAGACCCACAGACTGAAAAAGAGCAAGTTCCTGGGCAGACTGACAAGAATGCGGTGAAGCCGAAACCGCAGTTAAGTCACTCCTCCCGACTTTCCTCCGACTTAACTAGAGAAACTGATGAAGCTGCTTTTGAACCAGACTATAATGAAAGTGACAGTGAAAGCAATGTGTCTGTAAAAGAGGAGGAAACTTCAGGAAAAGTTTCTAAGGAACTGAAAGATAAAGTCGTGGAGAAAGCAAAAGACAGCCTGGACCCAGCAGCAGGCGGCCAGGTAGGCACAGCCAGGAGCCAGAGTCAAAGCAGCCCTAGTGTTAGTCCAAGTAGAAGTCATAGCCCTTCTGGAAGCCAGACCCGAAGCCACAGCAGTAGTGCCAGCTCTGCAGAGAGTCAGGAcagcaagaagaagaagaagaagaaggaaaagaaaaagcacaagaaacataaAAAACATAAGAAGCATAAGAAGCATGCGGGCGCCGAAGTAGAATtggaaaaaagccaaaaacacaaacacaagaaaaagaagtcaaagaagagcaaagataaagaaaaggagaaggagaaagatgaCCAAAAAGTGAAATCTGTCCCGGTATAa
- the RBBP6 gene encoding E3 ubiquitin-protein ligase RBBP6 isoform X1, translated as MSCVHYKFSSKLNYDTVTFDGLHISLCDLKKQIMGREKLKAADCDLQITNAQTKEEYTDDNALIPKNSSVIVRRIPIGGVKSTSKTYVISRTEPVMGTSKAIDDSSASISLAQLTKTANLAEANASEEDKIKAMMSQSGHEYDPINYMKKPLGPPPPSYTCFRCGKPGHYIKNCPTNGDKNFESGPRIKKSTGIPRSFMMEVKDPNMKGAMLTNTGKYAIPTIDAGRLLFHKLGTMGHKQIDTYFWNRGDVYGATATQITHLREAYAIGKKEKPPFLPEEPSSSSEEDDPIPDELLCLICKDIMTDAVVIPCCGNSYCDECIRTALLESDDHTCPTCHQNDVSPDALIANKFLRQAVNNFKNETGYTKRLRKQLPPPPPPVPPPRPLIQRNLQPLMRSPISRQQDPLMIPVTSSSTHPAPSMSSLTSNPSSLAPPVPGNSSSTPAPVPDITATVSISVHSEKSDGPFRDSDSKILPAAALAPEHSKGASSIAITALMEEKGYQVPVLGTPSLLGQSLLHGQLIPTTGPVRINTARPGGGRPGWEHSNKLGYLVSPPQQIRRGERSCYRSINRGRHHSERSQRTQGPSLPATPVFVPVPPPPLYPPPPHTLPLPPGVPPPQFSPQFPPGQPPPAGYSVPPPGFPPAPANLSTTWVSSGVQTAHSNTIPTTQAPPLSREEFYREQRRLKEEEKKKSKLDEFTNDFAKELMEYKKIQKERRRSFSRSKSPYSGSSYSRSSYTYSKSRSGSTRSRSYSRSFSRSHSRSYSRSPPYPRRGRGKSRNYRSRSRSHGYHRSRSRSPPYRRYHSRSRSPQAFRGQSPNKRNVPQGETEREYFNRYREVPPPYDMKAYYGRSVDFRDPFEKERYREWERKYREWYEKYYKIGYAAGAQPRPSANRENFSPERFLPLNIRNSPFTRGRREDYAGGQSHRSRNLGGNYPEKLSTRDSHNQKDSTKSKEKESENAPGDGKGNKHKKHRKRRKGEESEGFLNPELLETSRKSREPTSGEENKTDSLFVLPSRDDATPVRDEPMDAESITFKSVSEKDKREKDKPKAKSDKTKRKNDGSTVSKKENIAKPAKGPQEKLDGEREKSPRSEPPLKKAKEETPKTDNAKSSSSSQKDEKIIGTPRKAHSKSAKEHQETKPVKEEKVKKDYSKDVKSEKLTNKEDKAKKPSEKSKPPDSKGEKRKRKTEEKGVDKDFESSSMKVSKLEVTEIVKPSPKRKMEPDIEKMDRTPEKDKTSSSTAPAKKIKLNRETGKKIGSTENVSNTKETTEKLESTSSKVKQEKVKGKVRRKVAGAEGSSSTLVDYTSTSSTGGSPVRKSEEKTDTKRTVIKTMEEYNNDNTAPAEDVIIMIQVPQSKWDKDDFESEEEDVKTTQPISSVGKPASVIKNVSTKPLNTVKYTEKESESSEKIQKLTKEVSHELIQHEIKSSKNSASSEKGKTKDRDHSVLEKENPEKRKNSAQPEKDSNLDRLNEQGNFKSLSQSSKETRTSDKHDSVRGSSTKDFTPNRDKKTDYDNREYSSSKRRDERNELTRRKDSPSRSKDSASGQKTKPREERDLPKKGTGDSKKSNSSPSRDKKPHDHKATYDTKRPSEETKPVDKNPCKDREKHMLEARNSKESSGNKLPYVLNPPDPQTEKEQVPGQTDKNAVKPKPQLSHSSRLSSDLTRETDEAAFEPDYNESDSESNVSVKEEETSGKVSKELKDKVVEKAKDSLDPAAGGQVGTARSQSQSSPSVSPSRSHSPSGSQTRSHSSSASSAESQDSKKKKKKKEKKKHKKHKKHKKHKKHAGAEVELEKSQKHKHKKKKSKKSKDKEKEKEKDDQKVKSVPV; from the exons AATATACTGATGATAATGCTCTAATTCCTAAGAATTCATCTGTAATTGTTAGAAGAATTCCTATTGGAGGTGTTAAATCTACAAGCAAGACGTATGTTAT aagtcGAACTGAACCAGTGATGGGAACTTCAAAAGCA ATTGATGACTCTTCTGCGTCTATTTCTCTGGCCCAGCTTacaaag ACTGCCAATCTGGCTGAAGCCAATGcttctgaagaagataaaattaaagcaaTGATGTCGCAATCTGGCCATGAATACGACCCAATCAA ttacATGAAGAAACCTCTAGGTCCACCACCTCCATCTTACACCTGTTTTCGTTGTGGTAAACCTGGCCATTATATTAAGAATTGCCCAACAAATGGG GATAAAAACTTTGAATCTGGTCCTAGGATTAAAAAGAGCACTGGTATTCCCAGAAGTTTTATGATGGAGGTGAAAGATCCTAACATGAAAGGTGCAATGCTTACCAACACTGGAAAATATGCAATACCAACTATAGATGC TGGGAGACTCCTCTTTCACAAATTGGGAACAATGGGGCATAAGCAAATTGATACTTATTTCTGGAATCGTGGTGATGTCTATGGAGCAACTGCAACACAAATAACACACCTAAG AGAAGCATATGcaattgggaagaaagaaaaaccaccTTTCTTACCAGAGGAGCCATCTTCTTCTTCAGAAGAAGATGATCCTATCCCAGATGAATTGTTGTGTCTCATCTGCAAAGATATTATGACTGATGCCGTTGTCATTCCCTGCTGTGGAAACAGTTATTGTGATGAAT GTATAAGAACAGCACTCTTGGAATCAGATGATCATACATGTCCAACATGCCATCAAAATGATGTCTCTCCTGATGCTTTAATTGCCAATAAATTCTTACGACAG GCTGTTAATAACTTCAAAAATGAAACTGGTTATACAAAAAGACTACGAAAACAGttacccccaccaccacccccagtaCCACCTCCGAGACCACTCATCCAGCGGAACCTACAACCTCTGATGAGATCTCCAATATCAAGACAACAGGATCCTCTGATGATTCCAGTGACATCTTCATCAACTCACCCAGCTCCTTCTATGTCTTCATTAACTTCTAACCCGTCTTCCTTGGCCCCTCCTGTGCCTGGAAATTCATCTTCTACCCCAGCTCCTGTACCTGATATAACTGCGACAGTCTCCATATCAGTCCACTCAGAAAAATCAGATGGACCTTTCCG GGACTCTGATAGTAAAATACTGCCGGCTGCGGCCCTTGCGCCCGAGCACTCCAAGGGTGCCTCTTCAATCGCAATCACTGCTCTTATGGAGGAGAAG GGTTACCAGGTGCCTGTACTTGGAACCCCGTCTTTGCTTGGACAGTCACTATTGCATGGACAGTTGATCCCCACAACTG GTCCAGTAAGAATAAATACTGCTCGTCCAGGTGGTGGTCGACCAGGTTGGGAAca TTCCAATAAGCTTGGATATCTGGTTTCTCCACCGCAGCAAATTAGAAGGGGGGAGAGGAGCTGCTACAG AAGTATAAACCGCGGACGACACCACAGCGAAAGATCACAGAGAACTCAAGGCCCGTCACTACCAGCAACTCCAGTTTTTGTGCCTGTGCCACCCCCTCCTTTGtacccgcccccaccccatacacttcctctccctccaggTGTGCCTCCTCCACAGTTCtctcctcagtttcctcctggcCAGCCACCACCTGCTGGCTATAGTGTCCCTCCTCCAGGCTTTCCTCCAGCTCCGGCCAATTTATCGACAACTTGGGTATCATCAGGAGTGCAGACAGCTCACTCAAATACCATCCCAACAACACAAGCACCCCCGTTGTCCAGGGAAGAATTCTATAGAGAGCAACGACGGCTAAAAGAAGA ggaaaagaaaaagtccaaGCTAGATGAGTTTACAAATGATTTTGCTAAGGAATTGATGGAATACAAAAAGATTCAAAAGGAGCGTAGGCGCTCATTTTCCAG gtctAAATCTCCCTATAGTGGTTCATCATATTCAAGAAGTTCATATACTTATTCTAAGTCAAGATCTGGTTCAACACGTTCACGTTCTTATTCTCGATCATTTAGCCGCTCACACTCTCGTTCCTATTCACGATCTCCTCCATACCCCAGAAGAGGCAGAGGCAAGAGCCGAAATTACCGTTCACGGTCTAGATCTCATGGATATCATCGATCTAGGTCAAGGTCACCCCCATATAGACGATACCATTCACGGTCAAGATCTCCTCAAGCATTTAGGGGACAGTCTCCTAATAAACGTAACGTGCCTCAAGGGGAAACAGAACGTGAATAttttaatagatacagagaagTTCCGCCACCTTATGACATGAAAGCTTATTATGGGAGGAGTGTTGACTTTAGAGACCCATTTGAAAAAGAGCGTTACCGAGAATGGGAGAGAAAATATAGAGAGTGGTATGAAAAGTACTATAAAATAGGTTATGCTGCTGGAGCACAGCCTAGACCATCAGCAAATAGAGAGAACTTTTCTCCAGAGAGGTTTTTACCTCTTAATATCAGGAATTCTCCCTTCACAAGAGGCCGCAGAGAAGATTATGCTGGTGGACAAAGCCATAGAAGTCGAAATTTAGGTGGCAACTATCCAGAAAAGCTTTCAACAAGAGACAGTCACAATCAGAAGGACAGCACAAAGTCGAAAGAGAAGGAGAGTGAAAATGCTCCAGGAGATGGTAAAGGAAACAAACATAAGAAacataggaaaagaagaaagggggaggAAAGTGAAGGCTTTCTAAACCCTGAGTTATTAGAAACTTCTAGGAAATCGAGAGAACCTACAAgtggtgaagaaaataaaacagattcaTTGTTTGTTCTCCCAAGTCGAGATGATGCTACACCTGTTAGAGATGAGCCAATGGATGCAGAATCTATCACTTTTAAATCAGTGTCTGAAAAAGacaagagggagaaagacaaaccaaaagcaaaaagtGATAAGACCAAACGGAAAAATGATGGTTCTACTGtgtccaaaaaagaaaacattgcaaAACCTGCTAAGGGACCTCAAGAAAAACTAGATGGAGAGCGTGAAAAATCTCCTCGATCTGAACCTCCACTTAAAAAAGCCAAAGAGGAGACTCCAAAGACTGACAATGCTAAATCATCATCTTCCTcccaaaaagatgaaaagatcaTTGGTACCCCCAGGAAAGCTCACTCTAAGTCGGCAAAAGAACACCAAGAGACAAAACCAGTCAAAGAGGAAAAAGTGAAGAAGGATTACTCCAAAGATGTCAAATCAGAAAAGCTAACTAATAAGGAAGACAAGGCCAAGAAGCCTAGTGAGAAAAGTAAGCCACCTGACagcaagggagaaaaaagaaaaagaaaaactgaagaaaagggTGTAGATAAAGATTTTGAATCCTCTTCAATGAAAGTCTCTAAACTAGAAGTAACCGAAATAGTGAAACCATCACCAAAGCGGAAAATGGAACCGGATATTGAAAAGATGGATAGGACCCCTGAGAAAGACAAAACTTCATCATCAACTGCCCCAGCCAAAAAAATCAAGCTCAACAGAGAAACGGGTAAAAAAATTGGAAGTACAGAAAATGTATCTAATACAAAAGAAACCACTGAAAAATTGGAATCAACATCTAGCAAAGTTAAACAAGAAAAAGTCAAAGGAAAGGTCAGACGAAAAGTAGCTGGAGCTGAAGGATCCAGCTCAACGCTTGTGGATTATACCAG tacgAGCTCAACTGGAGGCAGTCCTGTGcggaaatctgaagaaaaaacagataCCAAACGAACTGTCATTAAAACTATGGAAGAGTATAATAATGACAATACAGCTCCTGCTGAAGATGTTATTATTATGATTCAGGTTCCTCAGTCCAAATGGGATAAAGATGACTTTGAATCTGAAGAAGAAGATGTTAAGACCACACAGCCTATATCAAGTGTAGGAAAACCTGCCAGTGTTATTAAAAATGTTAGCACTAAACCCTTAAATACAGTCAAGTATACTGAAAAAGAAAGCGAGTCATCAGAGAAAATTCAGAAACTCACCAAGGAAGTGAGCCATGAACTTATACAACATGAGATCAAAAGTTCAAAGAACTCTGCATCCAGTGAAAAGGGGAAGACCAAAGATCGAGATCATTCAGTGTTGGAGAAGGAAAACCctgagaagaggaagaacagCGCTCAGCCAGAGAAAGATAGTAACTTGGACCGTCTGAATGaacaaggaaattttaaaagtctgtctCAATCTTCCAAAGAGACGAGAACTTCAGATAAGCATGATTCTGTTCGAGGTTCTTCAACTAAAGACTTTACCCCCAACAGAGACAAAAAAACTGACTATGACAACAGAGAATACTCAAGTTCCAAACGTAGAGATGAAAGGAATGAATTAACAAGAAGGAAAGACTCTCCTTCTCGAAGTAAAGATTCTGCATCTGGACAGAAAACTAAGCCACGGGAGGAGAGAGATTTGCCCAAGAAGGGAACAGGAGATTCCAAAAAGAGCAATTCCAGTCCCTCAAGAGACAAAAAACCTCATGATCACAAAGCCACTTATGATACTAAACGCCCAAGTGAAGAGACAAAACCTGTAGATAAAAATCCTTGTAAAGATCGTGAGAAGCACATGTTAGAAGCAAGGAACAGTAAAGAGTCAAGTGGCAATAAATTACCATATGTGCTTAACCCACCAGACCCACAGACTGAAAAAGAGCAAGTTCCTGGGCAGACTGACAAGAATGCGGTGAAGCCGAAACCGCAGTTAAGTCACTCCTCCCGACTTTCCTCCGACTTAACTAGAGAAACTGATGAAGCTGCTTTTGAACCAGACTATAATGAAAGTGACAGTGAAAGCAATGTGTCTGTAAAAGAGGAGGAAACTTCAGGAAAAGTTTCTAAGGAACTGAAAGATAAAGTCGTGGAGAAAGCAAAAGACAGCCTGGACCCAGCAGCAGGCGGCCAGGTAGGCACAGCCAGGAGCCAGAGTCAAAGCAGCCCTAGTGTTAGTCCAAGTAGAAGTCATAGCCCTTCTGGAAGCCAGACCCGAAGCCACAGCAGTAGTGCCAGCTCTGCAGAGAGTCAGGAcagcaagaagaagaagaagaagaaggaaaagaaaaagcacaagaaacataaAAAACATAAGAAGCATAAGAAGCATGCGGGCGCCGAAGTAGAATtggaaaaaagccaaaaacacaaacacaagaaaaagaagtcaaagaagagcaaagataaagaaaaggagaaggagaaagatgaCCAAAAAGTGAAATCTGTCCCGGTATAa